One Phoenix dactylifera cultivar Barhee BC4 chromosome 8, palm_55x_up_171113_PBpolish2nd_filt_p, whole genome shotgun sequence genomic window carries:
- the LOC103715255 gene encoding oxysterol-binding protein-related protein 1C-like isoform X1: protein MNPFCCAPTVPVSPAAAAAATSHPFRPSMPPPPVCYDSASAAASRSRDASPYHQHNGFRWPAHAGCGGDRPATSDLAAGHQRSTSPLEGLLLYAGDHREVKINDIVGNGIAGILYKWVNYGKGWRPRWFVLQDGVLSYYKIHGPDRIEVNCETEKGSKVIGEESRRRLSRRKNGQSHQPRKPFGEVHLKVSSIRESKSDDRRFSIFTGTKRLHLRADTREDRAAWMEALQAVKEMFPRMSNSELMAPLENVSVSTEKLRQRLQEEGVSEAAIQDSEHIMRTEFAALQNQLVVLKQKQSLLLDTLRHLETEKVDLENTLVDESQRQSKEDGSAFISIHEKFSEGSASETEDENERHDAAEEETDDEENTFFDTRDFLSSSSFKSSESEYHKSEIDSDDEELYGVDQVDGVDSSMKTMGTNYPYVRRRKKLPDPIEKEKGVSLWSMIKDNIGKDLTKVCLPVYFNEPLSSLQKCFEDLEYSYLLDRAHEWGTKGNSLMRILNVAAFAVSGYSSTDGRHCKPFNPLLGETYEAHYPDKGLRFFSEKVSHHPMIVACNCEGNGWKFWGDSNLKSKFWGRSIQLDPVGVLTLEFDDGEVFQWSKVTTSIYNLILGKLYCDHYGTMRIQGNGEYSCKLKFKEQSIIDRNPHQVHGIIQDRNGKTVATLFGKWDESMHFVHGDCSGKGKGSELLSEACVLWKCAKPPKNPTRYNLTRFAITLNELTPGLKEMLPPTDSRLRPDQRCLENGEYEMANAEKLRLEHRQRQARKMQESGWKPRWFAKDKGSDTYRYIGGYWEAREKGNWDGCPDIFGQIPSDQIID, encoded by the exons ATGAATCCCTTCTGCTGCGCCCCGACGGTCCCCGTCTCCCCCGCTGCTGCCGCGGCCGCTACCTCGCACCCCTTCCGACCTTCCATGCCCCCTCCCCCCGTCTGCTACGACTCCGCATCCGCTGCCGCCTCCCGGAGCCGCGACGCCTCCCCCTACCATCAGCACAACGGATTCCGCTGGCCCGCCCACGCCGGATGCGGCGGAGACAGGCCGGCGACTTCGGACCTCGCCGCCGGCCACCAGCGATCCACGTCGCCACTCGAGGGCCTCCTCCTTTACGCCGGGGACCACCGAGAGGTGAAGATAAATGATATCGTCGGCAATGGGATCGCCGGGATCCTCTATAAATGGGTCAACTACGGCAAGGGGTGGAGGCCCCGGTGGTTCGTCCTCCAGGACGGCGTCCTCTCCTATTACAAGATCCACGGGCCCGATCGGATTGAGGTCAACTGTGAGACCGAGAAGGGGTCCAAGGTCATCGGGGAGGAGTCGAGGCGCCGCCTGTCCCGCAGGAAGAACGGCCAATCCCATCAACCCCGCAAACCCTTCGGCGAAGTCCACCTTAAG GTTTCATCGATTAGAGAGAGCAAATCGGACGACAGGAGATTCTCGATCTTTACGGGAACGAAGAGGCTGCACCTGAGGGCGGATACGAGGGAGGACAGGGCGGCATGGATGGAGGCGCTGCAGGCAGTGAAGGAGATGTTCCCGAGGATGTCGAACAGCGAGCTGATGGCCCCGCTGGAGAACGTGTCAGTTTCGACGGAGAAGCTGCGGCAGAGGCTGCAAGAGGAGGGCGTCAGCGAGGCCGCCATCCAGGACAGCGAACATATCATGAGGACCGAGTTTGCTGCGCTGCAGAACCAGCTCGTGGTCCTGAAACAGAAGCAGTCCCTCCTCCTGGACACCCTCCGCCATTTAGAG ACAGAAAAGGTTGATTTGGAGAATACCCTTGTTGATGAGAGCCAAAGACAGTCAAAAGAGGATGGATCTGCTTTTATATCAATACATGAGAAATTTAGCG AAGGAAGTGCTAGTGAAACTGAGGATGAGAATGAAAGGCATGATGCTGCTGAAGAGGAGACTGATGATGAAGAAAACACATTTTTTGATACACGAGATTTTCTCTCATCAAGTTCTTTTAAAAGCAGTGAGTCTGAATATCATAAATCTGAAATTGATTCCGATGATGAGGAACTTTATGGAGTTGATCAGGTTGATGGTGTTGACTCTTCGATGAAGACCATGGGAACTAACTACCCATATGTTAGGAGACGTAAAAAGTTGCCTGATCCAattgaaaaagagaaaggagtgAGCCTCTGGTCGATGATTAAGGATAACATTGGAAAGGATCTCACCAAAGTTTGTCTTCCTGTGTATTTTAACGAACCACTATCATCTTTACAGAAATGTTTTGAAGATCTGGAGTACTCATACCTTCTTGACCGTGCACATGAGTGGGGCACGAAG GGAAATAGTCTTATGAGGATTCTTAATGTTGCTGCATTTGCTGTTTCTGGATATTCTTCAACTGATGGCAGACATTGCAAGCCTTTCAATCCACTTTTGGGGGAAACATATGAGGCTCATTATCCAGACAAAGGCCTCCGGTTTTTCTCAGAAAAG GTCAGTCATCACCCTATGATTGTCGCATGTAACTGTGAGGGTAATGGATGGAAGTTTTGGGGAGACAGTAATTTAAAAAGCAAGTTTTGGGGTCGATCAATACAGCTTGATCCTGTTGGTGTTCTAACACTTGAGTTTGACGATGGTGAAGTTTTTCAATGGAGCAAG GTGACAACTTCCATTTACAACCTTATATTGGGAAAACTTTATTGTGATCATTATGGTACTATGCGCATACAAGGAAATGGTGAATACTCTTGTAAACTGAAGTTCAAGGAGCAGTCGATAATAGACCGCAACCCCCATCAG GTGCATGGCATAATTCAAGATCGGAATGGGAAAACAGTGGCAACACTCTTTGGAAAATGGGATGAGAGCATGCATTTTGTACATGGAGATTGCTCAGGTAAGGGCAAGGGATCTGAATTATTGTCTGAGGCCTGTGTGCTGTGGAAATGTGCCAAACCACCTAAGAACCCCACCAGATACAACCTTACACGCTTTGCAATTACACTGAATGAACTCACCCCCGGATTAAAG GAAATGCTGCCACCCACAGATTCAAGGCTAAGACCTGATCAGAGGTGCTTGGAGAATGGGGAGTATGAAATGGCAAATGCAGAGAAGTTGAGACTAGAACATAGGCAGCGGCAG GCACGGAAGATGCAGGAAAGTGGCTGGAAACCTCGGTGGTTTGCAAAAGATAAAGGAAGCGACACATATCGCTATATTGGCGGTTACTGGGAGGCCAGGGAAAAGGGCAATTGGGATGGATGCCCTGATATCTTTGGCCAAATCCCCAGTGATCAAATAATCGACTGA
- the LOC103715255 gene encoding oxysterol-binding protein-related protein 1B-like isoform X2, with product MDGGAAGSEGDVPEDVEQRADGPAGERVSFDGEAAAEAARGGRQRGRHPGQRTYHEDRVCCAAEPARGPETEAVPPPGHPPPFREKVDLENTLVDESQRQSKEDGSAFISIHEKFSEGSASETEDENERHDAAEEETDDEENTFFDTRDFLSSSSFKSSESEYHKSEIDSDDEELYGVDQVDGVDSSMKTMGTNYPYVRRRKKLPDPIEKEKGVSLWSMIKDNIGKDLTKVCLPVYFNEPLSSLQKCFEDLEYSYLLDRAHEWGTKGNSLMRILNVAAFAVSGYSSTDGRHCKPFNPLLGETYEAHYPDKGLRFFSEKVSHHPMIVACNCEGNGWKFWGDSNLKSKFWGRSIQLDPVGVLTLEFDDGEVFQWSKVTTSIYNLILGKLYCDHYGTMRIQGNGEYSCKLKFKEQSIIDRNPHQVHGIIQDRNGKTVATLFGKWDESMHFVHGDCSGKGKGSELLSEACVLWKCAKPPKNPTRYNLTRFAITLNELTPGLKEMLPPTDSRLRPDQRCLENGEYEMANAEKLRLEHRQRQARKMQESGWKPRWFAKDKGSDTYRYIGGYWEAREKGNWDGCPDIFGQIPSDQIID from the exons ATGGATGGAGGCGCTGCAGGCAGTGAAGGAGATGTTCCCGAGGATGTCGAACAGCGAGCTGATGGCCCCGCTGGAGAACGTGTCAGTTTCGACGGAGAAGCTGCGGCAGAGGCTGCAAGAGGAGGGCGTCAGCGAGGCCGCCATCCAGGACAGCGAACATATCATGAGGACCGAGTTTGCTGCGCTGCAGAACCAGCTCGTGGTCCTGAAACAGAAGCAGTCCCTCCTCCTGGACACCCTCCGCCATTTAGAG AAAAGGTTGATTTGGAGAATACCCTTGTTGATGAGAGCCAAAGACAGTCAAAAGAGGATGGATCTGCTTTTATATCAATACATGAGAAATTTAGCG AAGGAAGTGCTAGTGAAACTGAGGATGAGAATGAAAGGCATGATGCTGCTGAAGAGGAGACTGATGATGAAGAAAACACATTTTTTGATACACGAGATTTTCTCTCATCAAGTTCTTTTAAAAGCAGTGAGTCTGAATATCATAAATCTGAAATTGATTCCGATGATGAGGAACTTTATGGAGTTGATCAGGTTGATGGTGTTGACTCTTCGATGAAGACCATGGGAACTAACTACCCATATGTTAGGAGACGTAAAAAGTTGCCTGATCCAattgaaaaagagaaaggagtgAGCCTCTGGTCGATGATTAAGGATAACATTGGAAAGGATCTCACCAAAGTTTGTCTTCCTGTGTATTTTAACGAACCACTATCATCTTTACAGAAATGTTTTGAAGATCTGGAGTACTCATACCTTCTTGACCGTGCACATGAGTGGGGCACGAAG GGAAATAGTCTTATGAGGATTCTTAATGTTGCTGCATTTGCTGTTTCTGGATATTCTTCAACTGATGGCAGACATTGCAAGCCTTTCAATCCACTTTTGGGGGAAACATATGAGGCTCATTATCCAGACAAAGGCCTCCGGTTTTTCTCAGAAAAG GTCAGTCATCACCCTATGATTGTCGCATGTAACTGTGAGGGTAATGGATGGAAGTTTTGGGGAGACAGTAATTTAAAAAGCAAGTTTTGGGGTCGATCAATACAGCTTGATCCTGTTGGTGTTCTAACACTTGAGTTTGACGATGGTGAAGTTTTTCAATGGAGCAAG GTGACAACTTCCATTTACAACCTTATATTGGGAAAACTTTATTGTGATCATTATGGTACTATGCGCATACAAGGAAATGGTGAATACTCTTGTAAACTGAAGTTCAAGGAGCAGTCGATAATAGACCGCAACCCCCATCAG GTGCATGGCATAATTCAAGATCGGAATGGGAAAACAGTGGCAACACTCTTTGGAAAATGGGATGAGAGCATGCATTTTGTACATGGAGATTGCTCAGGTAAGGGCAAGGGATCTGAATTATTGTCTGAGGCCTGTGTGCTGTGGAAATGTGCCAAACCACCTAAGAACCCCACCAGATACAACCTTACACGCTTTGCAATTACACTGAATGAACTCACCCCCGGATTAAAG GAAATGCTGCCACCCACAGATTCAAGGCTAAGACCTGATCAGAGGTGCTTGGAGAATGGGGAGTATGAAATGGCAAATGCAGAGAAGTTGAGACTAGAACATAGGCAGCGGCAG GCACGGAAGATGCAGGAAAGTGGCTGGAAACCTCGGTGGTTTGCAAAAGATAAAGGAAGCGACACATATCGCTATATTGGCGGTTACTGGGAGGCCAGGGAAAAGGGCAATTGGGATGGATGCCCTGATATCTTTGGCCAAATCCCCAGTGATCAAATAATCGACTGA
- the LOC103715254 gene encoding serine/threonine-protein kinase MPS1-like, with product MERKANLPPPPASSSQIHPIAGEANLTSSSSSLSSSLSDPDFLRHVHAVFKRHRPLGTMQSNVSRASRVLVSQTEPSRSAASASSISGNPFSKTALLTGAVLGAARMPNVASDQRKDSVAEMATAPQGDSSVTPPSITGTITTLHDENLSPFGLPKGNSEIPVNQKESSFSVSSFHLASPHALADDHLKKDQLALAGNAHATFQNGESYLDTQATNCQDPKQQVLGIMGVSLSSAKFGGSTLLEKRIEHSSNRCYVEPMTRSSVMGSSCVTTMSVHSGPTFQCTHAPLAGQTAFPTQTSSSAIENLSGVTDHALPEGQGSAGKEADGLQNHQQGLNLGESIKQMGPSGDANCLQSQVPPANNTSSNMGLGPSQSSKAEKAPREKKYDPDVFFKVNGKLYQKLGKIGSGGSSEVHKVISSDCTIYALKKIKLKGRDYPTAYGFCQEIEYLNRLKGKNNIIQLIDYEVTDKTLLQEVVNGSTTIKDGRIKDDEYIYMVLEYGEIDLAHMLSQKWKEMNNSGWKLDENWLRFYWQQMLEAVNTIHEERIVHSDLKPANFLLVRGLLKLIDFGIAKAILSDTTNIQRDAQVGTLNYMSPEAFMCNEHDANGNTIKCGRPSDIWSLGCILYQMVYGKTPFAGYKTFWAKFKVVTDRNHEIIYEPVSNPWLIDLMQRCLAWDRNERWRIPQLLRHPFLVPPIPSELPPFHDHPSKLLMERLEVYWNAPEVSKLRSELHQVLAKLDKGQKVRRSTHVEANVS from the exons ATGGAAAGGAAGGCTAACCTTCCGCCTCCCCCGGCGTCGAGCAGCCAAATCCATCCGATCGCCGGAGAGGCCAACCtcacctcttcctcctcctccttatcCTCCTCTCTCTCCGACCCGGATTTCCTCCGACACGTTCATGCCGTCTTCAAGCGCCACAGACCTCTCG GTACAATGCAGTCTAACGTCTCCCGCGCGAGCCGTGTCTTGGTTTCCCAAACAGAGCCCTCGAGGAGCGCTGCTTCTGCGTCTTCCATAAGTGGAAATCCTTTCAGTAAGACAGCGTTGCTAACTGGAGCAGTTTTAGGAGCTGCGAGGATGCCGAATGTGGCATCTGATCAGAGGAAGGACAGCGTGGCTGAAATGGCGACGGCTCCTCAAGGGGATTCATCGGTTACTCCCCCATCAATTACCGGAACCATAACTACGTTGCATGATGAGAATTTGAGCCCGTTTGGCTTGCCGAAGGGCAATTCTGAAATCCCGGTCAATCAAAAAGAGTCATCTTTCTCAGTTTCTTCCTTTCACTTGGCATCCCCACATGCTCTGGCTGACGATCATTTGAAGAAGGACCAGCTTGCTTTGGCTGGCAATGCCCACGCAACTTTTCAGA ATGGGGAAAGCTATTTGGACACTCAGGCCACAAATTGTCAGGACCCAAAGCAGCAGGTTCTTGGGATCATGGGAGTGTCTTTGAGCAGTGCGAAGTTTGGTGGGAGTACCTTGTTGGAGAAGAGGATTGAACATAGTAGTAATAGGTGTTATGTGGAACCAATGACTCGATCTTCAGTTATGGGCTCTTCGTGTGTCACTACAATGTCAGTCCATTCTGGTCCAACTTTTCAGTGCACACATGCTCCTTTGGCTGGGCAGACTGCCTTTCCAACACAAACGTCATCATCTGCTATAGAGAACTTGTCAGGTGTTACGGACCATGCCCTTCCAGAGGGGCAAGGAAGTGCCGGGAAGGAAGCTGATGGGCTTCAGAATCATCAGCAGGGTCTTAATTTGGGTGAAAGTATAAAACAGATGGGGCCGTCTGGTGATGCCAACTGTTTGCAATCTCAGGTTCCACCAGCAAACAACACATCATCAAATATGGGTTTGGGGCCCTCTCAATCTAGCAAAGCAGAGAAGGCTCCTCGCGAAAAGAAGTATGACcctgatgtatttttcaaagttaatgGAAAGCTCTATCAAAAGCTTGGTAAAATAGGTAGTGGAGGAAGTAGCGAAGTTCACAAAGTCATCTCATCAGACTGTACGATATATGCTCTGAAAAAGATCAAACTCAAAGGCCGTGACTATCCAACTGCCTATGGATTTTGtcaagagattgagtatttgaaCAGGCTGAAAGGGAAGAACAATATTATTCAACTTATTGATTATGAG GTGACAGATAAAACTTTGCTCCAGGAAGTCGTGAATGGCTCAACGACCATAAAGGATGGAAGGATTAAAGATGATGAATATATATACATGGTGCTTGAGTATGGAGAGATTGATTTGGCTCATATGCTTTCACAGAAGTGGAAGGAGATGAATAACTCGGGTTGGAAATTGGATGAGAACTGGCTACGGTTTTATTGGCAG CAAATGCTTGAAGCTGTAAATACGATACACGAGGAGCGTATCGTGCACTCTGATTTGAAGCCTGCCAACTTTCTATTAGTCAGAGGCTTATTGAAGCTTATTGACTTTGGCATTGCAAAAGCGATACTGAGTGACACTACTAACATCCAGCGTGATGCACAG GTGGGAACCCTAAACTACATGTCTCCAGAAGCATTCATGTGCAATGAGCATGATGCAAATGGGAATACTATCAAGTGTGGCCGCCCATCAGACATCTGGTCTCTTGGCTGCATTCTTTACCAGATGGTATATGGCAAGACACCATTTGCAGGATACAAGACCTTTTGGGCCAAGTTCAAAGTTGTAACAGATAGAAACCATGAGATCATATACGAACCAGTCTCCAATCCATGGCTTATCGATCTTATGCAGAGATGCCTTGCTTGGGATCGCAATGAGAGGTGGAGAATACCACAGCTTCTTCGACACCCATTTCTTGTTCCTCCAATCCCTTCGGAGCTTCCTCCATTCCATGATCACCCCTCAAAATTGCTTATGGAGCGGCTTGAGGTTTACTGGAATGCTCCTGAAGTGTCTAAGCTACGGTCCGAGCTGCATCAAGTTCTAGCGAAGCTCGACAAAGGACAGAAGGTTCGAAGAAGTACGCATGTAGAAGCAAACGTCTCTTGA
- the LOC103715253 gene encoding 30S ribosomal protein S13, chloroplastic, whose product MAALSMAALPLSSSLSIVSRGGNPSASLPTSLSFPNPSSPPKRGALTIRCVRVGGVEIPNNKRVEFSLQYIHGIGRSKSRQILFDIGMENKITKDLTDEELISLRDEVSKYMIEGDLRRFNRLAIERLKEIRCYRGIRHEMGLPCRGQRTKNNCRTLKGKRVTVAGKKKAK is encoded by the exons ATGGCGGCCCTCTCCATGGCGGCGCTCCCCCTCTCTTCATCCCTCTCCATCGTCAGCCGAGGAGGAAACCCTTCGGCGTCTCTCCctacctctctctccttccccaaTCCCTCTTCTCCTCCCAAG CGCGGAGCCCTCACCATCCGTTGCGTTCGAGTAGGGGGCGTGGAGATCCCCAACAACAAGAGGGTGGAGTTCTCCCTCCAGTACATCCATGGCATCGGCCGCTCGAAGTCCCGCCAGATCCTCTTCGACATAGGAATGGAGAACAAGATCACCAAGGACCTCACCGACGAGGAGCTCATCTCTCTCCGTGATGAAGTCTCTAAGTATATGATCGAAGGAGACCTC AGACGTTTCAACAGGCTGGCTATCGAGAGGTTGAAGGAGATCAGGTGCTACCGCGGCATTCGGCACGAGATGGGGCTTCCCTGCAGAGGCCAGAGGACCAAGAACAACTGCCGCACGCTCAAGGGAAAGAGGGTCACCGTCGCTGGCAAGAAGAAGGCCAAGTGA